The Paludisphaera rhizosphaerae genomic interval GGCGCGGAAGCCGAAGACGGCGTCCTCGTAGACCGGGTCGCCCTTGCGGACGGACGAGAAGAACTTGACGAAGTGGTCGAAGCGAGGGTCGTAGCCCGCGGGGGGCTTGAAGGTCTCGGCGCCGGTGTAGGCCGAGGACTTGGGGCCCTTGCGAGGCTCGCGAGCCAGCTTCTCGGCGATGGCGTCGCGCTGGGCCTGCGAGAAGGTCTGGACGGAGTTGTAGCCCTTGACCTCCTGATCGGCGGTCGGCCAGGAGATGCCCTTGCGCTCGAGCTTGAGCGAGGCCAGGTCGGTGGAGATGACGCCCTCGTCGCCGACGAACCGGAACGAGGTCGCGTCGCCGCCGCCGTCTTCGAAGTCGCACTGGAGCGAGACCGTGAAGGCCGGGTGGGCCTGCGTGGCCGGGTAGTCGAGCAGGCTGAGGATGACGTCGTAGACGTCGCGGCCGTCGTCCCAGTAGCGGAGCCCGCCCATCGCGGCGACCTTGTTCGGCCCCGTCGATCCGGTCGCGTGGTGGATGGCGGTCAGCAGGTGGACGAACAGGTCGCCGGCGACGGCCGTACCGTAGTCCTGGTAGTTCCGCCAGCGGAAGAAGCGGGTCGCGTCATACGGCCGCTTGGGGGCCTTGCCGAGGAAGCGGTCCCAGTCGACGGTCTCGGGCGAGGCGTCCAGCGGCAGGGTGTACTGCCAGGCGCCCAGCGAGGAGTTCCGGTTGTACCGGGCCTCGACCACGTTCACCTTGCCGATCGCCCCGGCGGAGATCATCTCGCGGAGCTTGTCGATGACGATCGAGCTGGCGAACTGGCTGCCGACCTGGAAGACGGCCTTCCGCTCCTGCTGGACGGCGATGACGCCCGGGCCCTCGGCCAGGGTCTGAACCATCGGCTTCTCGCAGTAGACGGGCTTGCCCGCCTTCATCGCCTCGATCGACATGGCCGCGTGCCAGTGGTCGGGGACGCACAGCAAGACCGCGTCCACGTCCTTGCGGTCGAGGATCTCGCGGTAGTCGACGTGCGTCGAGACCTGATCGCCGTACTTCTCCTTCGCCCGGACGCGACGCCCCTCGTAGAGGTCGGCGGCGGCGACCAGCTCGACGCCCGGGACCTTCAGGGCGCAGTCGGTGTCGATGAAGCCGATGATCCCCATGCCGATCGTCGCGATCCGCACCTTGTCGTTCGGCCCCGGCGCGGCCGCGGCGAGCGCCTCGGCGGCGGCCCCGATCTCGGGGTTCAGGGGCAGGATGGTGGCGGCGGTCGAGGCCGCAGCGGCCGTCTTCAGGAATCCTCGGCGCGAATTCAGGTCGCGACGTCGCATCTTCAGGCTCCGTTGACTGAATGGGTAGTCGCAATCGGTCTCGTCCCCGACTGCATTCGTTCTCCAGCATAACCTTCTTGGCCGTCGTGGGCGACTCCTCCTCGACGCCGTCTGCCGGTCTGTTCAGTCGCGTCTGAGGGCCTGTTACCATGGCCCGCGGACTCGACCTCGGATCGTGCGAGGCCTGCCCCGTCAGCGGGAGACTCTCCATGAAAGCGACTGCCAATCTCACAGCGTCCTTCCTCCTGATCCTATCAATCGCCAGTCCGCGAGCGATCGCGCAGGCGGAAGCCCCGGCTGCGACCGTGGCGCCGGCCGACGACGCGCGGTTCTCCTGGAAGAAATCCGACCTCCAGGTCGAAGGCGTCTTCCCTCACATGGCGATCATGACCCCGGGGACGGGGAGCAAGTCCGAGACCGGCATCGGCGGGCTCATCGCCTGGGGGGATCGGCTCTGGGCCGTCGGCTACGTCGCCCACATCTCGGGGTCGGGCCTGGGCCTGTACGAGATCCGCGAGGACATGGCGTTCCGGATGCACCCCGAGTCGGTCACCGGGACGTTCGCCAACCGCATGATCCACTGGGAATCGAACCAGGCGATCATCGGCCCCCACTTCATCGACGAAACGGGGAACGTCCGCACCAGCAAGGAACTGTCCAAGCATCGGCTCACCGCGACCGCGCGGCACCTGACCGACCCGAAGAACAAGGTCTACTTCATGACCATGGAAGGCCTTCTCTTCGAGACCGACGTCCACAGCCTCGAATCCAAGCTCCTGTATGATCTGATCAAGGAGCTGAAGATCGACGGCTACAAGCACTTCAAGGGGGCGTACACGTCGCAGGGCCGGCTGGTCGTCGCCAACAACTCATACGATGAGAAGGAGTTCCTGGAGACCCGTAAGGCCGGCCGGCTCGCCGAATGGGACGGCAAGACGTGGACGGTCCTGGAGAACAACCCGTTCGTGGAGGTCTCCGGCCACTCAGGGCAGGCGCTCTACGCGGTCGGCTGGGACAAGCGGTCGGTCATCCTGCGCGTGCTCGACGACGGCAAGTGGACGCGTTACCGCCTCCCCAAGGGGAGCCAGACGTTCGAACACCAGTGGTGCACCGAGTGGATGCGCATCCGCGAGGCTTCCACCGAGCGCTACCTCATGGACGCCTTCGGCCTCTTCTACGAGATGCCGCTCTTCAATTACGACGGCAAGATCTGGGGCGTCCGGCCGATCGCATCGCACCTGCGGGTGATCCCCGACTTCGTCCACTGGCGGGGTTTCTTCGTCATGGGGAGCGATCAGGGGGACAACGCCGTCGGCCAGCCGCAGTCGGGCCTCAAATTCGGCAGCATCGACGACCTCTGGAAGATGGGCAAGCCCACCGGCTGGGGAGGTCCCTGGTGGAACGATGCCGTCAAGGCCGGCGAGGTCTCCGACCCGTTCCTGATGACGGGCTTCGACAAGAAGGTCGTCCACCTCTCCCACGAATCCGACCAGCCCGTAAGCTTCAAAATCGAGGTCGACTTCCTCGGCGACGGTTCGTGGAAGACCTACCAGACGGTGATCGTCGGACCAAAGGGATACTTCCCTCTCTCATTCCCAGACGCCTTCTCCGCGCACTGGGTGCGCGTGACGGTCGACCGCGACTGCACGGCGACGGCCCATTTCATGTACAACTGAGGCGGCGACCACAGGTCGCCCGCCCAAACCCGAGGCTTG includes:
- a CDS encoding Gfo/Idh/MocA family protein, which produces MRRRDLNSRRGFLKTAAAASTAATILPLNPEIGAAAEALAAAAPGPNDKVRIATIGMGIIGFIDTDCALKVPGVELVAAADLYEGRRVRAKEKYGDQVSTHVDYREILDRKDVDAVLLCVPDHWHAAMSIEAMKAGKPVYCEKPMVQTLAEGPGVIAVQQERKAVFQVGSQFASSIVIDKLREMISAGAIGKVNVVEARYNRNSSLGAWQYTLPLDASPETVDWDRFLGKAPKRPYDATRFFRWRNYQDYGTAVAGDLFVHLLTAIHHATGSTGPNKVAAMGGLRYWDDGRDVYDVILSLLDYPATQAHPAFTVSLQCDFEDGGGDATSFRFVGDEGVISTDLASLKLERKGISWPTADQEVKGYNSVQTFSQAQRDAIAEKLAREPRKGPKSSAYTGAETFKPPAGYDPRFDHFVKFFSSVRKGDPVYEDAVFGFRAAAPALLCNTSLYESRLIGWDPVKMQATS